The following coding sequences are from one Halorubrum sp. BOL3-1 window:
- a CDS encoding PINc/VapC family ATPase, with protein MNVVPDTSAVVDGRVSERVADGTYESVTVFVPEAVVGELESQANDGLESGWDGLSELKRLADHADDETIELRYVGERASGDARSNAHEGDVDALIRDLAADHDATLLSSDVVQAEVARAKGLDVEYVEPVARGVVDDLPIRDFFTDETMSVHLKTGTVPKAKRGQLGEMRYVEAGDEETSEEQMSEWANSIVDLARQSSEGFIELSDDGMDIVQFRNYRIAVARPPFADGIEVTAVRPIAKTTLDDYEFADELRERFEERKRGVLISGSPGAGKSTFAQAVAEFLNDSDYAVKTMEKPRDLQVGPEITQYGALGGEMENTADSLLLVRPDYTIYDEVRKTNDFEVFSDMRMAGVGMVGVVHASRAIDALQRLVGRVELGMIPQIVDTVVYIEAGEVHTVYDVTTEVKVPAGLTAEDLARPVIQVSNFETGRPEYEIYTFNRQVVTVPLDEEGGEAESETGVGRIAKKEIEREIRSVAHGHVDVTLNGDDEAVVYVTEGDIGTVIGKGGGRIADIENRLGIDIDVRTHDDKPGGSGPDPSGGASENGRGEGQVGTERGTTVAPEITSRHVVIDVDDGVGETVEVRADGEYLFTATVGRGGEVQVSRGSAIAEELEDAIDRNRTVTVVPAR; from the coding sequence ATGAACGTAGTACCGGACACGAGCGCGGTCGTCGACGGCCGCGTGTCCGAACGCGTCGCGGACGGGACCTACGAGTCGGTCACCGTGTTCGTCCCGGAGGCGGTCGTCGGCGAACTCGAGTCGCAGGCGAACGACGGGCTCGAATCCGGCTGGGACGGGCTGAGCGAGCTCAAGCGGCTGGCCGACCACGCCGACGACGAGACCATCGAACTGCGGTACGTCGGTGAACGAGCGAGCGGCGACGCCCGCTCGAACGCCCACGAGGGCGACGTTGACGCGCTGATCCGCGACCTGGCCGCCGACCACGACGCGACGCTTCTGTCCAGCGACGTTGTCCAGGCCGAGGTCGCCCGCGCGAAGGGACTCGACGTCGAGTACGTCGAGCCGGTCGCCCGCGGCGTCGTCGACGACCTGCCGATCCGTGACTTCTTCACCGACGAGACGATGTCGGTCCACCTCAAGACGGGAACCGTGCCGAAGGCGAAGCGCGGGCAGCTCGGCGAGATGCGCTACGTCGAGGCCGGCGACGAGGAGACGAGCGAAGAGCAGATGTCGGAGTGGGCCAACTCGATCGTCGACCTGGCACGCCAGTCGAGCGAGGGGTTCATCGAGCTGTCGGACGACGGGATGGACATCGTCCAGTTCCGCAACTACCGGATCGCGGTCGCGCGGCCCCCGTTCGCGGACGGAATCGAGGTCACGGCGGTCCGCCCCATCGCGAAGACCACCCTCGACGACTACGAGTTCGCAGACGAGCTCCGCGAGCGGTTCGAGGAGCGCAAGCGCGGCGTGCTCATCTCCGGGTCGCCCGGCGCCGGGAAGTCGACGTTCGCGCAGGCGGTCGCGGAGTTCTTAAACGACAGCGACTACGCGGTGAAAACCATGGAGAAGCCGCGTGACCTGCAGGTCGGCCCGGAGATCACCCAGTACGGCGCGCTCGGCGGGGAGATGGAGAACACCGCGGACTCCCTCCTCTTGGTCCGGCCCGACTACACCATCTACGACGAGGTCCGGAAGACGAACGACTTCGAGGTGTTCTCTGACATGCGGATGGCCGGCGTCGGGATGGTGGGTGTCGTCCACGCCTCCCGCGCCATCGACGCGCTCCAGCGGCTCGTCGGTCGCGTCGAGCTCGGGATGATCCCCCAGATCGTCGACACCGTCGTCTACATCGAGGCCGGCGAGGTCCACACCGTCTACGACGTGACGACGGAGGTGAAGGTGCCCGCCGGGCTGACGGCCGAGGACCTCGCCCGCCCCGTCATTCAGGTGTCGAACTTCGAGACGGGTCGCCCGGAGTACGAGATCTACACGTTTAACCGGCAGGTCGTCACGGTCCCGCTCGACGAGGAGGGCGGCGAGGCCGAAAGCGAAACCGGCGTCGGCCGCATCGCCAAAAAGGAGATCGAACGCGAGATCCGCTCGGTCGCCCACGGCCACGTCGACGTGACGCTGAACGGCGACGACGAGGCGGTCGTCTACGTCACCGAGGGCGACATCGGCACGGTGATCGGGAAGGGCGGCGGCCGCATCGCCGACATCGAGAACCGCCTCGGCATCGACATCGACGTCCGCACGCACGACGACAAGCCCGGCGGATCGGGACCGGACCCGTCGGGCGGCGCCTCGGAGAACGGCCGCGGCGAGGGGCAGGTCGGTACCGAGCGTGGGACGACCGTCGCGCCGGAGATCACCTCGCGGCACGTCGTCATCGACGTCGACGACGGCGTCGGCGAGACGGTCGAGGTACGGGCCGACGGCGAGTACCTCTTCACCGCCACCGTCGGCCGCGGCGGTGAGGTCCAAGTCTCCCGCGGCTCCGCCATCGCCGAGGAACTGGAGGACGCGATCGACCGGAACCGGACGGTGACGGTCGTCCCGGCGCGGTGA
- a CDS encoding type 1 glutamine amidotransferase codes for MTRLRLALLNAAHDGANTRRNFRREIDADLVEFDATAGDLPDHTDFDGVVVTGSRSSVYWDEAWIPPLVDYVAEAAEAGCPVLGVCYGHQVLAEALGGRVAGMDGFEIGYNEIRRLRDDPLFEGIDDAFTAFTTHGDAVAELPPSATLLAENEHGVHAFRDGHCWGVQFHPEYDVETARDVTDGKREQIGDARVDAVLDSITPAAYDAACEAKALFENFTTYAERVAAEGTEAAAADD; via the coding sequence ATGACTCGCCTCCGGCTCGCCCTGTTGAACGCCGCCCACGACGGCGCGAACACCCGTCGGAACTTCCGAAGAGAGATCGACGCCGACCTCGTCGAGTTCGACGCCACCGCGGGGGACCTCCCCGACCACACCGACTTCGACGGCGTCGTGGTGACCGGTTCGCGCTCGTCCGTCTACTGGGACGAGGCGTGGATCCCGCCGCTCGTCGACTACGTGGCTGAGGCCGCCGAGGCCGGCTGCCCGGTCCTCGGCGTCTGTTACGGCCACCAGGTGCTCGCGGAGGCGCTCGGCGGCCGCGTCGCCGGGATGGACGGGTTCGAGATCGGCTACAACGAGATCCGTCGGCTGCGCGACGACCCGCTGTTCGAGGGGATCGACGACGCCTTCACCGCCTTCACGACCCACGGCGACGCGGTGGCCGAACTTCCGCCGTCCGCGACGCTTTTAGCCGAGAACGAACACGGCGTCCACGCCTTCCGCGACGGGCACTGCTGGGGCGTCCAGTTCCATCCCGAGTACGATGTCGAGACCGCACGGGACGTGACCGACGGCAAGCGGGAGCAGATCGGTGACGCGCGCGTCGACGCGGTCCTCGACTCGATCACGCCCGCGGCGTACGACGCCGCCTGCGAGGCGAAGGCGCTGTTCGAGAACTTCACGACCTACGCCGAGCGGGTCGCCGCCGAGGGGACGGAGGCGGCGGCCGCGGACGACTGA
- a CDS encoding alpha/beta fold hydrolase has translation MPHATNAGVEIRYEVDAPDAGAPAEAVVFCGDAGLGAWQFGWQHAAVAGPHTVLTPQTRGVGRSDAPPGPYRVDSLAADLEAVCAAEGVRNAHLVGYGLGGTVALTAALTSSRPASLALVGTPPAGDAYNADGVWADPTDPAAVEESLNELLSADFREAHPDVLSRIAEWRLAEDADREAYEAHRAAIEGFDLVDRLFEVTTPALVVHGADDTVCPVTAGETLAEGLPRGEFRPIEGARHFVGVEASAAVNDLLGGWLAEHASAAFE, from the coding sequence ATGCCGCACGCGACCAACGCCGGCGTCGAGATCAGGTACGAGGTCGACGCCCCCGACGCCGGTGCCCCCGCCGAGGCCGTCGTCTTCTGTGGCGACGCGGGTCTCGGCGCGTGGCAGTTCGGGTGGCAACACGCCGCCGTGGCGGGACCGCACACCGTACTCACGCCGCAGACGCGCGGCGTCGGGCGGTCGGACGCGCCGCCCGGTCCCTATCGAGTCGACTCGCTCGCGGCCGACCTCGAAGCGGTCTGTGCGGCCGAGGGGGTCCGGAACGCCCACCTCGTCGGCTACGGTCTCGGCGGCACTGTCGCGCTGACGGCCGCGCTGACCTCGTCGCGGCCGGCGAGCCTCGCGCTCGTCGGGACGCCGCCCGCTGGCGACGCGTACAACGCGGACGGCGTCTGGGCCGATCCGACAGACCCCGCCGCGGTCGAGGAGTCGCTGAACGAACTACTCTCGGCCGACTTCCGCGAGGCGCACCCGGACGTGCTCTCGCGGATCGCGGAGTGGCGCCTCGCGGAGGACGCGGACCGGGAGGCGTACGAGGCACACCGGGCCGCGATCGAGGGGTTCGACCTGGTCGACCGGCTGTTCGAGGTCACGACGCCGGCGCTCGTCGTCCACGGAGCGGACGACACCGTCTGCCCGGTCACGGCCGGCGAGACGCTCGCCGAGGGACTCCCTCGCGGCGAGTTCCGCCCGATTGAGGGCGCTCGGCACTTCGTCGGCGTCGAGGCGTCGGCCGCGGTCAACGACCTGCTCGGCGGGTGGCTCGCGGAACACGCGAGCGCCGCGTTCGAGTAG
- the alaS gene encoding alanine--tRNA ligase: MSDLESEYRLDYFEEEGFERKECSSCGSHFWTRDADRGLCGEPPCADYSFIDDPGFPEAHSLSEMREAFLSFFEDHGHERIDPYPVAANRWRDDVLLTQASIYDFQPLVTSGQTPPPANPLTVSQPCIRMQDIDNVGKTGRHTMAFEMMAHHAFNTREEVDEGEYAYHGEVYWKDETVQFCDELFESLGADLEEITYIEDPWVGGGNAGPAIEVIYKGAELATLVFMCMERDPDGDYEMKDGHTYSFMDTYIVDTGYGLERWTWMSRGTATVYEAIYPDAIDFLKQNAGIEHTEADREIVHRAAKLSGRLDIDDVDDVEAARGEIADRLDVDVDRLRELAEPLESIYAIADHSRTLAYMFGDEIVPSNVGTGYLARMVLRRMKRLVDEVGVDAPLDELVGMQAERLGYENRDTIREIVRSEERKYEETLERGARKVEQLADEHAGTGEPIPTAELLELYDSHGIQPDMVADIADERGATVDVPDDFYALVADRHEEDDGDEERHERDERLADLPETEKLFYDNQGRTEFEAVVLDVLETDGGYDVALDQTMFYPEGGGQPADRGQLTVGETTVKVTDVQEVDGVVLHRTDADPGKGEFVRGQVDGERRDRLRAHHTATHLIGHAAREVLGDHVRQAGAQKGTDSARLDVRHFERITREDVTAIERVANELVRDDVPVRQEWPDRNEAEAEHGFDLYQGGVPPGTNIRLIHVGNADVQACAGTHVDRTGEIGAVKVLKTEPVQDGVERIVFAAGAAAIAATQRTEDALYDAAAVLDVDPLDVPDTAERFFEEWKARGKEIESLKEELATARASGGADAEEVAVDGVTAVIQRLDGDADELRATANAHVDDGKVAVIGSGAGGSASFVVGVPDGVDVNAGQVVSELAGRVGGGGGGPPDFAQGGGPDADALDDALNAAPDVLRSLQEA; the protein is encoded by the coding sequence ATGAGTGATCTCGAATCGGAGTACCGTCTCGATTACTTCGAGGAGGAAGGGTTCGAGCGCAAGGAGTGCTCCTCTTGTGGCTCCCACTTCTGGACCCGCGACGCCGACCGCGGACTGTGCGGCGAGCCGCCGTGTGCGGACTACAGCTTCATCGACGACCCGGGCTTTCCCGAGGCCCACTCGCTGTCGGAGATGCGCGAGGCGTTCCTCTCCTTCTTCGAAGACCACGGCCACGAGCGGATCGACCCGTATCCGGTCGCGGCGAACCGCTGGCGCGACGACGTCCTCCTGACCCAGGCGTCGATCTACGACTTCCAGCCGCTGGTCACCTCGGGCCAGACGCCGCCGCCGGCGAACCCGCTGACCGTCTCACAGCCCTGTATCCGGATGCAGGACATCGACAACGTCGGCAAGACGGGGCGACACACGATGGCGTTCGAGATGATGGCCCACCACGCGTTCAACACGCGCGAGGAGGTCGACGAGGGCGAGTACGCCTACCACGGCGAGGTGTACTGGAAAGACGAGACGGTTCAGTTCTGCGACGAGCTGTTCGAGAGCCTCGGCGCCGATCTGGAAGAAATAACCTACATCGAGGACCCGTGGGTCGGCGGCGGCAACGCCGGCCCGGCGATCGAGGTTATTTATAAAGGAGCCGAGCTGGCGACGCTCGTCTTCATGTGTATGGAGCGGGACCCCGACGGCGACTACGAGATGAAAGACGGACACACCTACTCGTTCATGGACACGTACATCGTCGACACCGGGTACGGTCTCGAACGGTGGACGTGGATGAGCCGGGGGACCGCGACGGTGTACGAGGCGATCTACCCCGACGCGATCGACTTCTTGAAGCAGAACGCGGGGATCGAGCACACCGAGGCGGACCGAGAGATAGTCCACCGCGCGGCGAAGCTCTCCGGGCGGCTCGACATCGACGATGTCGACGACGTGGAGGCCGCGCGCGGCGAGATCGCGGACCGCCTCGACGTCGACGTCGACCGGCTGCGCGAACTGGCGGAGCCGCTCGAATCGATCTACGCAATCGCGGACCACTCGCGGACGCTCGCGTACATGTTCGGCGACGAGATCGTCCCCTCGAACGTCGGGACGGGCTACCTCGCGCGGATGGTGTTACGCCGGATGAAACGGCTCGTCGACGAGGTCGGCGTCGACGCGCCGCTCGACGAGCTCGTCGGCATGCAGGCCGAGCGGCTCGGCTACGAGAACCGCGACACGATCCGCGAGATCGTCCGTAGCGAGGAGCGGAAGTACGAGGAGACGCTGGAGCGCGGCGCTCGGAAGGTCGAGCAGCTCGCCGACGAGCACGCCGGCACCGGGGAGCCGATCCCGACCGCGGAGCTGCTGGAGCTGTACGACTCGCACGGGATCCAGCCCGACATGGTCGCGGACATCGCCGACGAGCGCGGCGCGACCGTCGACGTGCCCGACGACTTCTACGCGCTCGTCGCCGACAGACACGAGGAGGACGACGGCGACGAGGAGCGTCACGAGCGCGACGAGCGGCTCGCGGACCTCCCCGAGACCGAGAAGCTGTTCTACGACAACCAAGGTCGCACGGAGTTCGAGGCGGTCGTCCTCGACGTGTTGGAGACCGACGGCGGCTACGACGTCGCGTTAGACCAGACGATGTTCTACCCCGAGGGCGGCGGCCAGCCGGCCGACAGGGGCCAGCTCACGGTCGGTGAGACGACCGTCAAGGTCACCGACGTCCAGGAGGTCGACGGGGTCGTCCTCCACCGGACCGACGCGGACCCTGGGAAAGGCGAGTTCGTTCGGGGGCAGGTGGACGGCGAGCGCCGCGACCGGCTCCGCGCGCACCACACCGCGACGCACCTCATCGGGCACGCCGCCCGCGAGGTGCTGGGCGACCACGTCCGACAGGCGGGCGCACAGAAGGGGACCGACTCCGCGCGGCTCGACGTGCGCCACTTCGAGCGCATCACCCGGGAGGACGTGACGGCGATCGAACGGGTCGCCAACGAGCTGGTCCGCGACGACGTCCCCGTCCGGCAGGAGTGGCCCGACCGCAACGAGGCGGAGGCGGAACACGGATTCGACCTGTATCAGGGCGGGGTCCCGCCGGGAACGAACATTCGGCTGATCCACGTCGGTAACGCCGACGTCCAGGCCTGTGCCGGCACCCACGTCGACCGAACCGGTGAGATCGGCGCCGTGAAGGTGCTGAAAACGGAGCCGGTTCAGGACGGCGTCGAGCGGATCGTCTTCGCGGCGGGCGCCGCCGCGATAGCGGCGACCCAGCGCACCGAGGACGCGCTGTACGACGCGGCGGCGGTCCTCGACGTCGACCCGCTCGACGTGCCGGACACCGCCGAGCGGTTCTTCGAGGAGTGGAAGGCGCGAGGGAAGGAGATCGAGTCGCTCAAGGAGGAACTGGCGACCGCGCGCGCCTCCGGCGGCGCCGACGCGGAGGAGGTCGCGGTCGACGGGGTGACCGCGGTTATCCAGCGGCTTGACGGCGATGCCGACGAGCTGCGCGCCACCGCGAACGCCCACGTCGACGACGGGAAGGTCGCGGTGATCGGCAGCGGCGCCGGCGGTTCCGCGAGCTTCGTCGTCGGCGTTCCGGACGGGGTCGACGTGAACGCCGGCCAGGTGGTCTCGGAGCTCGCCGGTCGGGTCGGCGGTGGCGGCGGCGGTCCGCCGGACTTCGCGCAGGGCGGCGGGCCGGACGCGGACGCGCTTGACGACGCGCTCAACGCGGCGCCGGACGTCCTCCGAAGCCTCCAAGAGGCCTGA
- a CDS encoding IS6 family transposase codes for MPENDRLSGCLDEINLEFVEREATPRLLMKLSIQLHLSGLSLSNTVSFLEVFGVDQVRSTVHNWVHKADLQPETGRSPNHVAVDETVIQLNDEQYWLYAAVDTDSNDLLHTRLETTRNNALADQFFAELREKHDVDDAIFLVDGAAPLQRACRKHDLNFRYERHGKRNSIERVFREVKRRTTSFSNCFSNAGAETANEWLRSFAFAWNQLI; via the coding sequence ATGCCCGAAAACGACCGCCTCAGCGGCTGTTTAGACGAGATCAACTTAGAGTTTGTGGAGCGAGAAGCAACACCGAGACTGTTGATGAAGCTCAGTATTCAGCTCCATTTGTCAGGACTATCGCTTTCGAATACTGTTTCGTTTCTTGAGGTTTTTGGTGTTGATCAAGTTCGATCGACCGTTCATAACTGGGTTCACAAAGCCGATCTACAGCCAGAAACTGGCCGCAGCCCGAATCACGTCGCAGTTGACGAGACTGTGATTCAGCTCAACGATGAACAGTATTGGCTGTACGCTGCTGTCGATACTGACTCGAACGATTTACTACATACACGGCTTGAAACGACGAGAAATAACGCGCTCGCAGATCAGTTTTTCGCGGAACTCCGCGAAAAACACGATGTAGATGACGCGATCTTTCTCGTTGATGGCGCGGCTCCACTTCAGCGAGCCTGTCGCAAACACGATCTCAACTTTAGATACGAACGACATGGAAAGCGGAACAGTATCGAACGTGTTTTTCGTGAGGTAAAACGCAGAACTACCAGTTTCTCAAACTGTTTTAGCAACGCCGGAGCAGAAACAGCGAACGAGTGGCTCAGATCGTTCGCTTTCGCATGGAATCAGCTTATCTGA